In Kaistia defluvii, one genomic interval encodes:
- a CDS encoding sigma-54 dependent transcriptional regulator has protein sequence MGFVGGSQELVQVLIVDADPVQRRTVSAHLASEAGLRFSTVAFATKAEAIERLVSHPHSIVVADLETVGGVDQLGSFAANDSSVIAMSARGSVHAAVAAMRAGAIDFLPKPFGAAALLDRLDAAIAQWSTTKPLETRAPEAARPKPATAGMAREDFEGFIGRSAAMTTVYDQISRIAPSRAPVFVTGESGTGKELCAEAIHTRSGRGDKPFIAINCSAIPKDLMESEIFGHVRGAFTGATETRLGAAELADGGTLFLDEIGEMDLGLQAKLLRFIQSGTVQRVGDVATRRVDVRIVCATHRDPFVEIAAGRFREDLFYRLHVLPIQLPALRERPEDILPLASAFLSRYAAEESRGFRGFDPEAAAMLMRHPWPGNVRELQNAIRRMVVLHQGSEVTLAMLPPTIRRGATAASGEFAGVETRAAPGVVAPFWEQERSIIECAVEAHGGNIARAAAALEISPSTIYRKRQAWLERRTA, from the coding sequence ATGGGTTTCGTTGGCGGCTCGCAAGAGCTCGTTCAGGTTCTGATCGTGGATGCCGATCCGGTGCAGCGGCGCACCGTTTCCGCGCATCTGGCGTCCGAGGCGGGGCTGCGTTTTTCGACGGTTGCTTTCGCGACCAAGGCCGAGGCGATCGAACGCCTCGTCAGCCATCCGCATTCGATCGTGGTGGCCGATCTCGAAACCGTCGGCGGGGTCGACCAGCTCGGCAGCTTCGCCGCCAATGATTCCTCCGTCATCGCGATGAGCGCGCGCGGCTCGGTGCATGCCGCCGTCGCCGCCATGCGCGCGGGCGCCATCGATTTCCTGCCCAAGCCGTTTGGCGCGGCGGCGCTGCTCGACCGGCTCGACGCGGCGATCGCGCAATGGTCGACCACCAAGCCGCTGGAGACCCGGGCTCCCGAAGCCGCGCGGCCGAAGCCGGCCACGGCCGGCATGGCGCGCGAGGATTTCGAAGGCTTCATCGGCCGTTCCGCCGCGATGACGACGGTCTACGACCAGATCAGCCGGATCGCGCCGTCGCGCGCGCCGGTCTTCGTCACCGGCGAAAGCGGCACCGGCAAGGAGCTCTGCGCCGAGGCGATCCACACCCGCTCGGGCCGGGGCGACAAGCCCTTCATCGCTATCAATTGCAGCGCGATCCCCAAAGACCTGATGGAGAGCGAGATCTTCGGCCATGTCCGGGGCGCCTTCACCGGCGCGACCGAGACGCGGCTTGGCGCCGCCGAGCTCGCCGATGGCGGCACGCTGTTCCTCGACGAGATCGGCGAGATGGATCTCGGCCTGCAGGCGAAGCTGCTGCGCTTCATCCAGAGCGGCACCGTCCAGCGCGTCGGCGACGTGGCGACGCGGCGGGTCGACGTCCGCATCGTCTGCGCCACACACCGCGATCCCTTTGTCGAGATCGCGGCAGGGCGTTTCCGCGAGGATCTCTTCTACCGTCTGCACGTCCTGCCGATCCAGCTTCCCGCCCTGCGGGAACGGCCCGAGGACATCCTGCCGCTCGCCTCGGCCTTTCTCTCGCGCTATGCGGCCGAGGAATCGCGCGGCTTCCGCGGCTTCGATCCCGAGGCGGCGGCCATGCTGATGCGCCATCCCTGGCCGGGCAATGTCCGCGAACTGCAGAACGCGATCCGCCGCATGGTGGTGCTGCACCAGGGCAGCGAGGTCACGCTGGCCATGCTGCCGCCGACGATCCGCCGGGGCGCCACGGCGGCGTCGGGCGAGTTCGCCGGCGTAGAAACCCGCGCCGCGCCTGGGGTTGTGGCCCCGTTCTGGGAGCAGGAGCGATCGATCATCGAGTGCGCGGTCGAGGCGCATGGCGGCAATATCGCCCGCGCGGCGGCGGCGCTCGAGATCAGTCCTTCGACGATTTATCGCAAGCGCCAGGCCTGGCTGGAGCGCCGGACCGCATAA